One region of Demequina sp. TMPB413 genomic DNA includes:
- a CDS encoding DUF4914 family protein: MSTSLDHAVPLTVDLAPALRAALEASPKVVVPATRAELYQLALGPEGGPLFSVDYEADGEIVTEATVTRCRNGIAVNYPEDYMRRRDPKCMHIADDRPTDKTRYADAFGESFDRVKQETLDWLATQELVVVPFKAGALRFGSPSLAVMPINSAFFALTLMDLQGWTTFDELGPYTPRSILYVAPPFRQTHFAGKQVVVHDRSETLHEIFAYNLYPGPSAKKGVFSVLLDVGEQEGWITAHASSVRVTTPYDNETIVMHEGASGGGKSEMCQDLRRQDDGRILLGTNVVTDEPYYITLSESCELDPVTDDMTLCHPSVQTGDGRMVVADAEDGWFVRVDNLKQYGEDIYFERAVIHPDEPLVFFNIDGSPDATALPWEHTLDSNGKPCPNPRIVIPRSHIHRIVNEPEAVDVRTFGVRMPACTRDNPTYGIMGMTHFVPPAIAWLWRLIAPRGDKNPSIGEAADAVAKLEHGGMVAEGVGSYWPFSTGTKVAAANLLLKQLLEFNHTRYVLTPNQHIGAYHVGFSAEWLTREWLARKGAGRMRADQLEPARCALFGYAPKEITLDGQPVRRTLLRPETQSAVGTEAYDKGCAILTGFFKAELEQFLTDDLDPLGRQIIELCMRGGTVEDYEALTPMFL, from the coding sequence ATGAGCACCAGTCTCGACCACGCCGTACCTTTGACCGTCGACCTGGCGCCAGCCTTGCGCGCGGCGCTGGAGGCAAGCCCCAAGGTCGTCGTGCCCGCGACGCGTGCGGAGCTGTACCAACTCGCGCTCGGCCCCGAAGGCGGACCGCTGTTCTCGGTTGACTACGAAGCCGACGGCGAGATCGTGACGGAGGCAACGGTCACTCGCTGCCGCAACGGCATCGCGGTGAACTACCCAGAGGACTACATGCGCAGGCGCGATCCCAAGTGCATGCACATTGCGGATGACCGCCCCACCGACAAGACGCGCTACGCCGACGCCTTTGGCGAGAGCTTCGACAGGGTCAAGCAAGAAACCCTCGACTGGTTGGCCACTCAAGAACTCGTCGTAGTCCCCTTCAAGGCCGGAGCGCTCAGGTTTGGCTCCCCGTCACTCGCAGTAATGCCGATCAACTCGGCATTCTTTGCGCTCACCCTGATGGACCTGCAGGGCTGGACCACGTTTGACGAGCTGGGCCCGTACACGCCGCGCTCGATCCTCTACGTCGCTCCCCCGTTTCGCCAGACCCACTTTGCAGGCAAGCAGGTGGTCGTGCACGACCGCAGCGAGACGCTGCACGAGATCTTCGCCTACAACCTGTACCCGGGCCCGAGCGCCAAGAAGGGCGTCTTCTCCGTCCTGCTTGACGTGGGTGAGCAAGAGGGCTGGATCACCGCTCACGCCTCCTCTGTCCGAGTGACCACGCCTTACGACAACGAGACCATCGTGATGCACGAGGGCGCTTCCGGCGGCGGCAAGTCGGAGATGTGCCAAGACCTACGCCGTCAGGACGACGGGCGCATCCTGCTCGGCACCAACGTCGTCACGGATGAGCCTTACTACATCACCCTCAGCGAGTCTTGCGAACTCGACCCCGTCACCGACGACATGACCCTGTGCCACCCGTCGGTCCAGACGGGCGACGGCCGCATGGTGGTCGCCGACGCGGAGGACGGCTGGTTTGTGCGCGTCGACAACCTCAAGCAGTACGGCGAGGACATCTACTTTGAGCGGGCCGTCATCCACCCTGACGAGCCGCTGGTGTTCTTCAACATCGACGGCTCGCCCGACGCGACGGCGCTGCCGTGGGAGCACACGCTCGACTCCAACGGCAAGCCCTGCCCCAACCCCCGCATCGTGATTCCCAGGTCTCACATCCACCGCATCGTCAACGAGCCAGAGGCAGTAGACGTGCGCACCTTCGGCGTCCGCATGCCAGCTTGTACCAGGGACAACCCGACGTACGGGATTATGGGCATGACCCACTTTGTGCCGCCGGCCATCGCATGGCTGTGGCGCCTCATCGCGCCGCGCGGCGACAAGAACCCGTCGATCGGCGAGGCGGCCGACGCCGTGGCAAAGCTCGAGCACGGCGGCATGGTTGCCGAGGGCGTCGGTTCCTACTGGCCCTTCTCCACCGGCACCAAGGTCGCGGCCGCGAACCTGCTCCTCAAGCAACTCCTGGAGTTCAACCACACGCGCTACGTGTTGACGCCCAACCAGCACATTGGTGCTTACCACGTGGGTTTCTCGGCCGAGTGGCTCACGCGCGAGTGGCTCGCCCGCAAGGGCGCGGGACGCATGCGTGCCGATCAGTTGGAGCCCGCGCGCTGTGCGCTGTTCGGCTACGCGCCCAAGGAAATTACCCTTGACGGCCAGCCGGTGCGGCGCACGCTTCTGCGCCCGGAGACGCAGTCGGCGGTGGGAACCGAGGCCTACGACAAGGGCTGCGCGATCCTGACCGGCTTCTTCAAGGCCGAACTCGAGCAGTTCCTCACGGACGACCTCGACCCGCTTGGCCGTCAGATCATCGAGCTGTGCATGCGTGGCGGCACCGTCGAGGACTACGAGGCGCTCACCCCGATGTTCCTGTAG
- a CDS encoding phosphodiester glycosidase family protein has product MRTSMSPRGLGRTLKAALAVVVLGAVLAACTSPDGPPVIVVTVPAPASSTPAASPSPTAQQPTQADAAVDVRIVEHQGNRYEVVALPLEQWDVRVDWDPDAGGVMLADVLAADPDIAVATNAGIFTPVFAPGGLLVSDGVTLVDLNLADGGGNFHLKPNAVFQIADDGTAAVVESSQYTGEGVRHATQSGPALLLDGQVHPEFREGSTNLAFRSGVGVSPDGATVYLALSWTLTNLHDFATLFRDQLGCEDALYLDGQISRLWVAGDGEPDVFAGPFAGMITARPTGTSG; this is encoded by the coding sequence ATGCGCACCTCCATGTCACCTCGAGGGCTTGGGCGGACCCTGAAGGCGGCACTGGCTGTGGTGGTGCTTGGCGCGGTTTTGGCTGCGTGCACGTCCCCCGATGGGCCGCCGGTGATCGTGGTCACCGTGCCAGCCCCTGCGTCGAGTACGCCAGCGGCGTCGCCCAGCCCCACCGCGCAGCAACCCACCCAAGCGGACGCGGCCGTAGACGTGCGCATCGTCGAGCACCAGGGCAACCGCTATGAAGTGGTGGCGTTGCCCCTGGAGCAGTGGGACGTCAGGGTCGATTGGGACCCCGACGCTGGCGGCGTGATGCTCGCCGATGTCCTCGCAGCCGATCCCGATATCGCCGTGGCGACCAACGCCGGCATCTTCACGCCAGTGTTTGCTCCCGGAGGGTTGCTGGTGAGCGACGGCGTGACCCTCGTTGACCTCAACCTCGCCGACGGCGGCGGGAACTTCCACCTCAAGCCCAACGCCGTCTTCCAGATCGCCGACGACGGTACGGCCGCCGTCGTCGAGTCCAGCCAGTACACAGGCGAGGGGGTGCGTCACGCGACCCAGTCAGGACCCGCGCTATTGCTCGACGGCCAGGTGCACCCGGAATTCCGTGAAGGCTCCACCAACCTGGCATTCCGATCGGGAGTCGGCGTCAGTCCCGACGGCGCCACGGTGTACCTGGCACTGTCGTGGACGCTCACCAACCTCCACGACTTCGCCACCCTATTCAGGGACCAACTCGGTTGCGAAGACGCGCTCTACCTCGACGGCCAGATTTCGCGGCTCTGGGTTGCAGGCGACGGAGAGCCCGACGTGTTCGCCGGGCCCTTCGCCGGAATGATCACTGCGCGCCCTACAGGAACATCGGGGTGA